A region from the Oceanidesulfovibrio marinus genome encodes:
- the treZ gene encoding malto-oligosyltrehalose trehalohydrolase, which yields MQIGPIHIGDGKWRFTLWAPRARSVDLLLGAGPGAPERSLPMECAGRGYWIGDTEHAHPGTRYRFRLTYPDGSTVERADPASHLQLEDVHGPSTVVDHDAHTWRHDQFAPPLLAETVIYELHTGAFTEEGTFDAAAEKLNHLVDLGVNAVEIMPVAQFPGPRNWGYDGVYPFAVHPAYGGPDGLRRFVDACHGKHIAVILDVVYNHLGPEGNYLRDFGPYFTNAYTTPWGEAVNFDGPGSDGVRNYFVQNAIHWLDRYRIDGLRLDATHAIFDYRPTHILGELSKAVADLAAHRGRRFWLMAESDLNDPRLVRPREGSGLGMDAVWCDDFHHAVHALLTDERDGYYMDYGRAKDVARAMENGFVYTGQYSPFRGHGHGAPCPDIAPERFITCIQNHDQVGNRMLGERLARLVDFETLKCAAAMLLLAPQTPLLFMGEEYGEDNPFLYFISHLDGDLVQAVRNGRKEEFAHFMAHGEPPDPQSEATFADSTLNWPKATSKRGQELFAWYKALIALRRELPAAAPGETRAALLDRGGLLRLERGSALVAFYNLNDNEPYQELEPHMPPGGWRIALDSSDPRFTGAAEAAPDLQPKGVRIYTKDTPR from the coding sequence ATGCAGATAGGACCAATCCATATCGGCGACGGCAAGTGGCGCTTCACACTATGGGCGCCCAGAGCCCGGAGCGTAGACCTGCTGCTTGGGGCCGGCCCCGGTGCCCCGGAGCGCAGCCTGCCCATGGAGTGCGCCGGTCGGGGGTACTGGATTGGGGACACGGAGCATGCCCACCCTGGAACGCGCTATCGCTTCCGGCTCACATATCCGGACGGCTCCACAGTGGAGCGCGCCGACCCGGCCTCCCACCTGCAGTTGGAGGACGTGCACGGCCCGTCCACGGTGGTGGACCACGATGCGCATACATGGCGTCATGACCAGTTCGCGCCGCCGCTTTTGGCGGAGACCGTCATTTACGAGCTGCATACGGGCGCATTCACCGAAGAAGGGACCTTCGACGCCGCGGCCGAAAAGCTGAATCATCTGGTCGATCTCGGCGTCAATGCTGTGGAGATCATGCCTGTGGCGCAGTTCCCGGGCCCGCGCAACTGGGGCTACGACGGGGTCTACCCCTTTGCCGTGCACCCGGCCTACGGCGGTCCGGACGGGCTCAGGCGGTTCGTGGACGCCTGCCACGGCAAGCACATCGCTGTGATCCTGGACGTGGTCTACAATCATCTGGGACCAGAGGGGAACTACCTGCGCGACTTCGGCCCGTACTTCACCAATGCCTACACCACGCCGTGGGGCGAGGCCGTGAACTTCGACGGCCCAGGCTCCGACGGCGTGCGCAACTACTTTGTCCAGAACGCCATCCACTGGCTGGACCGCTACCGCATAGACGGCCTCAGGCTGGACGCGACCCACGCCATCTTCGACTACCGGCCCACGCACATCCTGGGCGAGCTGAGCAAGGCCGTGGCGGACCTGGCGGCGCATCGCGGCAGGCGGTTCTGGCTGATGGCCGAAAGCGACCTCAACGACCCGCGGCTGGTGCGGCCGCGTGAGGGAAGCGGCCTGGGCATGGACGCGGTCTGGTGCGACGACTTCCACCACGCCGTGCACGCCCTGCTTACGGACGAGCGCGACGGCTATTATATGGATTACGGAAGGGCGAAGGACGTGGCCCGCGCCATGGAGAACGGCTTTGTCTACACCGGACAGTACTCGCCATTCCGCGGCCACGGCCACGGCGCGCCGTGTCCGGATATTGCTCCGGAGCGATTCATCACCTGCATCCAGAACCACGACCAGGTGGGCAACCGCATGCTGGGCGAGCGGCTCGCCCGCCTTGTGGACTTCGAGACGCTCAAGTGCGCCGCGGCCATGCTCCTGCTCGCGCCGCAGACGCCGCTCCTGTTCATGGGCGAGGAGTATGGCGAGGACAACCCCTTCCTCTACTTCATCAGCCACCTGGACGGCGATCTCGTGCAGGCCGTGCGCAATGGCCGCAAGGAGGAGTTCGCCCACTTCATGGCCCACGGCGAGCCGCCCGACCCCCAGAGCGAGGCCACCTTTGCCGACAGCACGCTGAACTGGCCCAAGGCCACATCCAAGCGCGGGCAGGAGCTGTTCGCGTGGTACAAGGCGCTCATCGCGCTGCGGCGGGAGCTGCCGGCGGCCGCGCCGGGCGAGACGCGCGCCGCCCTGCTGGACCGCGGCGGCCTGTTGCGGCTGGAGCGCGGATCTGCCCTTGTGGCTTTTTACAATCTGAACGACAACGAGCCGTATCAGGAGCTCGAACCGCACATGCCTCCGGGCGGCTGGCGCATAGCTCTGGATTCATCCGATCCGCGCTTCACCGGCGCGGCCGAGGCGGCCCCGGACCTGCAGCCCAAAGGCGTGCGCATCTACACCAAGGATACACCCCGATGA
- a CDS encoding AEC family transporter, whose protein sequence is MSRLIFILVVTAGSVILGYGIRVAIMRLFGAAPDALHDISKRGKQFAFLLLFPFSICISFWKLAPPHGPLLMLPVLGAAGTIAGAFAAWLMIRIFGTPPRQAGSLFVCGMSSNFGILGGFVCFVLLGDDGFYASQLFNAFVPIMFFAFGFPLSGMIGRGQRGFPRLDSSLLKDFASAAVPLGAMVLGTLLSTLDLPVPTIAMRLSDFAIPATSGILGLAIGATLYLSSIHRYFQEIGLVLVVKMLAIPLVVVPLAMVSGLDSVMGGVPMTAAVLLSFMPVAFVATIPPAIYGFDLDLANACWLVSTAVFVVLFPVATWVVP, encoded by the coding sequence ATGTCCCGTCTAATTTTCATCCTAGTGGTTACGGCGGGGAGCGTTATTCTCGGCTACGGCATCCGGGTTGCCATCATGCGTCTGTTCGGGGCAGCACCCGATGCGTTGCATGACATAAGCAAGCGCGGCAAGCAGTTCGCCTTTCTGCTCCTCTTTCCCTTTTCCATCTGCATATCCTTCTGGAAGCTGGCTCCGCCCCACGGGCCGTTGCTGATGCTGCCTGTGCTGGGCGCGGCCGGCACAATTGCCGGAGCCTTCGCGGCCTGGCTGATGATCCGCATCTTCGGTACGCCGCCGCGGCAGGCAGGCTCCCTGTTCGTCTGCGGCATGTCCTCCAACTTCGGCATCCTCGGCGGCTTTGTCTGCTTCGTGCTGCTGGGCGATGACGGCTTCTACGCTTCCCAGCTCTTCAACGCCTTCGTGCCCATCATGTTCTTCGCCTTCGGCTTCCCTCTCTCAGGGATGATCGGACGCGGACAGCGCGGGTTCCCGCGGCTGGACTCCTCCCTGCTCAAGGACTTTGCCTCGGCGGCCGTGCCCCTGGGCGCCATGGTTCTGGGCACTTTGCTCAGCACGCTGGACCTGCCCGTGCCCACGATAGCCATGCGGCTATCCGACTTCGCCATCCCGGCCACCTCGGGCATTCTGGGCCTGGCCATCGGCGCAACCCTGTATCTGTCGTCCATCCATCGCTACTTCCAAGAGATCGGCCTGGTCCTGGTGGTGAAGATGCTGGCGATACCGCTGGTGGTGGTGCCCCTGGCCATGGTCTCCGGCCTGGACTCTGTGATGGGCGGCGTGCCCATGACCGCGGCCGTGCTGCTCTCCTTCATGCCTGTGGCATTCGTGGCCACGATTCCGCCGGCCATCTACGGCTTTGACCTGGATCTGGCCAACGCCTGCTGGCTTGTCTCCACGGCGGTTTTCGTGGTGCTCTTCCCGGTGGCCACGTGGGTTGTTCCATGA
- a CDS encoding chemotaxis protein CheW: MSVEETHQYLTFTLDESLFAISIEKVREVLELSHITRIPRMPGFLRGVINVRGHAVPVADMRAKFELPDSDDTVDTCIIIVEVMVEGECSTVGALVDAVNEVAELPESDVEPPPRMGLTVDAAFIRGMARRHDDFVMILDVDRIFSDEEMAALVSVGGDAPDDEEEMAV; this comes from the coding sequence ATGTCAGTAGAAGAGACGCATCAGTATCTGACCTTCACCCTGGACGAAAGCCTGTTCGCGATCTCCATAGAGAAAGTTCGCGAAGTGCTGGAGCTTTCCCATATCACGCGCATTCCACGCATGCCCGGATTCCTGCGCGGGGTCATCAACGTGCGCGGCCACGCCGTGCCCGTGGCGGACATGCGGGCCAAGTTCGAGCTTCCGGACTCCGACGACACGGTGGACACGTGCATCATCATTGTGGAAGTTATGGTGGAGGGTGAATGCTCCACCGTCGGTGCCCTGGTGGATGCCGTGAACGAGGTGGCGGAGCTGCCGGAAAGCGATGTGGAACCGCCGCCGCGCATGGGCCTGACCGTGGACGCGGCCTTTATCCGAGGCATGGCGCGGCGTCACGATGATTTCGTGATGATCCTCGACGTGGACAGGATATTCTCCGACGAGGAGATGGCGGCCCTGGTCAGCGTGGGCGGCGACGCTCCGGATGACGAAGAGGAGATGGCTGTATGA
- a CDS encoding methyl-accepting chemotaxis protein, with protein sequence MKNIKLGVKLIGGFLLTAVIALAIGLVGIYEVTSLSERIREIGTEKLPAVSNLGTVQTSIRELEGAMRTLNCPYIDNETRNQQYVNLQQAREEYGSAVAVYEPLPKTPEEAAAWNSFKTAIQGAVEANDEAVELSKELQKLDILNPEEFMRMMQLFRGDHYSLTTKVSRLILMHEQFDGGGDPAGCNFGKWMATYSTTNPVIAKTLERVKKPHDQFHEAVDRIKSAMRMGAEEAAKRIYVDELIPAAEQVFQEFRVLRAEADKSQKLFDDMASLILGKSKVQTEKAVVELEKIVAMNEQMADTAVTDATKEGARGKLIAAVCMGVGVLVAIVLGIVLTRGITRPIAKGVSFAESMAQGDFTKELDIHQKDEVGVLASALNNMVLRLRGIVAEVQSATENVASGSEELSASSENLSQGATEQAASVEEISSSMEEMTANIRQNADNAKQTEEIATRAADDAQQGGAAVHQAVDAMKNIAEKISIIEEIARQTNLLALNAAIEAARAGEHGKGFAVVAAEVRKLAERSGAAAQEISELSSNTVDVAEKAGKMFSDLVPEIQRNAQLVQEITAASEEQDAGAAQINKAIQQLDQVVQQNASAAEEMASTSEELSSQAEHLQSSMAFFRVDTGAAGRMRKAETKRKAQSAPAARQKQVESERSTGNAAGSGYALDMSEPDDDDDNFERY encoded by the coding sequence ATGAAAAATATCAAGTTGGGCGTGAAGCTTATCGGCGGATTCCTGCTGACGGCCGTCATCGCACTGGCGATCGGCCTGGTGGGAATTTACGAGGTTACCAGTCTTTCCGAACGAATCAGGGAGATCGGCACGGAGAAGCTGCCGGCGGTTTCCAATCTCGGCACCGTTCAGACCAGCATTCGCGAGCTCGAAGGCGCCATGCGGACGTTGAACTGCCCGTACATCGACAACGAAACCCGCAATCAGCAGTACGTGAACCTGCAGCAGGCCCGGGAGGAGTACGGAAGCGCGGTGGCGGTGTACGAGCCTTTGCCGAAGACCCCGGAGGAAGCGGCGGCGTGGAACAGCTTCAAAACCGCCATCCAGGGGGCCGTGGAAGCGAACGACGAGGCTGTGGAGCTGTCCAAGGAGCTGCAGAAGCTGGACATCCTCAATCCGGAAGAGTTCATGCGCATGATGCAGCTGTTCCGCGGCGACCATTACAGCCTGACCACCAAGGTCTCCAGGCTCATCCTGATGCACGAGCAGTTCGATGGAGGCGGTGATCCCGCGGGGTGTAACTTCGGAAAGTGGATGGCCACCTACAGCACCACCAACCCGGTCATCGCGAAGACCCTGGAGCGGGTCAAGAAGCCGCACGATCAGTTCCACGAGGCCGTTGATCGTATCAAGAGTGCCATGCGCATGGGTGCCGAAGAAGCAGCCAAGCGGATTTACGTCGATGAATTGATTCCGGCAGCGGAGCAGGTGTTCCAGGAGTTCAGAGTGCTGCGCGCCGAAGCGGATAAGTCCCAGAAGCTCTTTGACGACATGGCTTCGTTGATCCTTGGCAAGTCCAAGGTCCAGACCGAGAAGGCCGTTGTCGAGCTCGAAAAAATCGTGGCCATGAATGAGCAGATGGCCGACACCGCTGTGACCGATGCGACCAAAGAAGGCGCGCGGGGCAAGCTTATCGCGGCGGTCTGCATGGGCGTCGGCGTTCTCGTCGCCATTGTGCTGGGCATCGTTCTGACCCGTGGCATCACACGGCCCATCGCCAAGGGCGTCAGCTTTGCCGAGTCCATGGCCCAGGGCGACTTCACCAAGGAGCTGGACATCCACCAGAAGGACGAGGTGGGCGTGCTTGCCTCCGCCCTCAATAACATGGTCCTGCGGCTGCGCGGCATTGTCGCGGAGGTCCAGTCCGCCACGGAGAACGTCGCCTCCGGCAGCGAGGAGCTGTCCGCCTCGTCGGAGAACCTCTCCCAGGGTGCCACGGAGCAGGCAGCCAGCGTGGAGGAGATCTCCTCCTCTATGGAGGAGATGACCGCCAACATCCGCCAGAACGCGGACAACGCCAAGCAGACCGAGGAGATAGCGACCAGGGCCGCCGACGACGCCCAGCAAGGCGGCGCGGCCGTGCACCAGGCCGTGGACGCCATGAAGAACATCGCCGAGAAGATCTCCATCATCGAGGAGATCGCCAGGCAGACCAACCTCTTGGCGCTCAACGCGGCTATTGAGGCGGCGCGCGCCGGCGAGCACGGCAAGGGCTTCGCCGTTGTCGCAGCCGAGGTGCGCAAGCTTGCCGAACGCAGCGGCGCCGCGGCGCAGGAGATCAGCGAGCTCTCCTCCAACACCGTGGACGTGGCCGAGAAGGCGGGCAAGATGTTCTCGGATCTCGTGCCCGAGATTCAGCGCAACGCCCAGCTTGTTCAGGAGATCACGGCGGCGTCCGAGGAGCAGGACGCAGGCGCCGCCCAGATCAACAAGGCTATCCAGCAGCTCGACCAGGTGGTGCAGCAGAACGCCTCGGCGGCCGAGGAGATGGCCTCCACCTCCGAGGAGCTCTCCAGCCAGGCAGAGCACCTGCAGAGTTCCATGGCCTTCTTCAGGGTCGACACAGGCGCCGCCGGCCGTATGCGTAAGGCCGAGACCAAACGGAAGGCGCAGTCCGCCCCGGCGGCCCGGCAAAAACAGGTGGAGTCGGAACGGTCCACAGGAAATGCTGCCGGATCGGGCTATGCCCTGGACATGAGCGAGCCGGATGACGATGATGACAACTTCGAGCGGTATTAG
- a CDS encoding TetR/AcrR family transcriptional regulator, producing MGKVEAILDAASTLFAKKGFDQTAVSEIASLAGVANGTVIYHFKSKENLLYVMSWFTLNSLHRRTRMEVAGASCGLEGVDLYIRAFFGYLEDQPNQLLIYLQNSTTGGRHADPLLLSNLVALRTRYLEMLTEVVREGLADESIAPLEAGVPDDVARGIQSLLFGAAWMVLCHHEKREPLLREALATAYMRLAAEARCPGS from the coding sequence ATGGGCAAGGTGGAAGCCATACTCGATGCCGCATCGACTCTGTTTGCCAAGAAGGGGTTCGATCAGACCGCTGTGTCCGAGATCGCCAGCCTCGCCGGTGTTGCCAACGGCACAGTGATCTATCACTTCAAAAGCAAAGAAAATTTGCTGTATGTGATGTCCTGGTTCACTCTCAATTCCCTGCACAGAAGAACGCGCATGGAGGTCGCCGGCGCATCATGCGGTCTGGAAGGCGTCGACCTCTATATCCGGGCGTTCTTCGGATATCTCGAAGACCAGCCGAATCAGCTTCTCATCTATCTGCAGAACTCGACGACCGGCGGCCGGCATGCGGATCCCTTGTTGCTCAGCAACCTGGTCGCATTGCGCACGCGCTATCTGGAAATGCTTACGGAGGTTGTGCGCGAAGGCCTGGCGGACGAAAGCATCGCTCCGCTGGAAGCCGGCGTTCCCGATGACGTTGCGCGGGGCATACAGTCGTTGTTGTTCGGCGCGGCATGGATGGTCTTGTGCCATCATGAGAAGCGTGAGCCGCTGCTCCGGGAGGCTCTGGCCACCGCATACATGCGGTTAGCTGCCGAAGCCCGATGCCCAGGCTCCTGA